From a single Marinobacter sp. THAF197a genomic region:
- a CDS encoding antibiotic biosynthesis monooxygenase, translated as MSDATPNVHYSSGRTIYIRHSVKADQRNRYETWLRQIINAAAEFPGHQGVHIVRPATGEHTFEISVRFSSRSEAEAWLDSDIRKELISEIRTALESQEQVEIKTGIDFWFTPPASAARQPTRWKQWMLTTAVIWPLTMVVPAVYRPVFDSIPVLGTWGVQHGIVAATIVGLVVYLIMPRLVRLLAGWLFR; from the coding sequence ATGTCTGACGCCACACCCAACGTGCACTATAGTAGCGGGAGAACAATTTATATTCGGCACTCTGTTAAGGCCGATCAGAGAAACCGCTATGAAACCTGGCTAAGACAGATCATCAACGCGGCAGCCGAGTTTCCCGGTCATCAAGGCGTGCATATCGTTCGTCCGGCTACCGGGGAACACACTTTTGAAATTTCTGTACGATTTTCCAGCCGGTCCGAAGCTGAAGCGTGGTTAGATTCTGATATTCGGAAGGAATTGATCAGCGAGATACGTACTGCGCTCGAATCTCAGGAGCAGGTTGAGATCAAGACGGGCATCGATTTCTGGTTTACGCCACCAGCATCCGCTGCTCGACAGCCTACACGCTGGAAACAGTGGATGCTGACCACGGCAGTGATCTGGCCGCTAACCATGGTTGTTCCGGCAGTTTATAGACCGGTATTTGATTCAATACCGGTTCTGGGGACCTGGGGCGTACAACACGGTATCGTGGCCGCTACCATTGTCGGTCTCGTTGTTTATCTGATTATGCCAAGGCTGGTTCGCCTGCTGGCGGGCTGGTTGTTCCGCTGA
- a CDS encoding LysR substrate-binding domain-containing protein produces MQDLNDLFYFVKVVDHGGFAPAGRALGVPKSKLSRRIAFLEDRLDTRLINRSTRRFTITELGQEYYRHCVAMLVEAEAAQEVIDRSRAEPRGVIRMSCPPGLIYFHVGQLLVRFMAKYPEVKVEIDATSRRVDVLKEGLDLALRVRFPPLEDSGLTMKVLSKSPQCLMASKDFFNHYTKPENPDELANLPSLDFEQSDGRHIWCLDGPSGATAQVRHSPRLVTDDVFTLRQAALEGLGVVRMPLIVGGRDLVEGRLVNVLPGWQPRGGILHAVFPSRRGLLPAVRALLDFLAESMDEVDFSIPTK; encoded by the coding sequence ATGCAGGATCTCAACGACCTCTTTTATTTCGTCAAGGTGGTGGACCACGGTGGTTTCGCGCCGGCGGGAAGGGCACTAGGCGTGCCCAAATCCAAACTGAGCCGTCGTATCGCGTTCCTGGAAGACCGTCTGGACACCCGGTTGATCAATCGTTCTACTCGACGCTTTACCATCACAGAGCTGGGGCAGGAGTATTACCGTCACTGTGTTGCCATGTTGGTGGAGGCAGAGGCGGCTCAGGAGGTGATAGATCGATCACGGGCGGAGCCCAGGGGGGTAATTCGGATGAGCTGCCCGCCAGGCTTGATCTATTTTCACGTTGGCCAGCTGTTAGTGCGCTTCATGGCCAAATACCCGGAGGTGAAAGTCGAGATTGACGCCACCAGCCGCCGGGTGGATGTCTTGAAAGAGGGGTTGGACCTGGCGCTACGGGTCCGATTTCCTCCGTTGGAAGACAGCGGGCTAACCATGAAGGTGCTGTCAAAAAGCCCGCAATGTTTGATGGCGTCCAAGGACTTCTTCAATCATTACACCAAACCTGAGAATCCGGATGAGCTGGCAAATCTGCCGAGCCTGGATTTTGAGCAATCCGATGGACGACACATTTGGTGCCTCGATGGCCCCAGCGGCGCCACCGCCCAGGTGCGGCACTCGCCGAGGCTTGTGACTGATGACGTGTTTACTCTCAGGCAGGCGGCCCTGGAAGGCCTGGGAGTGGTGCGCATGCCGCTGATTGTCGGCGGGCGAGACCTCGTAGAAGGGCGCCTGGTCAACGTGTTGCCAGGCTGGCAGCCAAGGGGTGGGATCCTTCATGCTGTTTTTCCCTCTCGTCGGGGGTTGCTACCTGCGGTCCGGGCATTGTTGGACTTTCTTGCAGAGTCCATGGATGAAGTGGACTTTTCCATTCCGACTAAGTAG
- the ycaC gene encoding isochorismate family cysteine hydrolase YcaC — protein sequence MSFKYNRLNKDDVALLMVDHQSGLLSLVRDFSPDDFKNNVLALADIAKFFDIPTILTTSFENGPNGPLVPELKEMFPDAPYFARPGQINAWDNEDFVKAVKATGKKQLLIAGVVTDVCVAFPTLSALEEGYEVFVVTDASGTFNQTTRDASWSRMEQAGAQLMNWFSVGCELHRDWRNDIEGFGGILAKHLPHYANLMQSFGAQQG from the coding sequence ATGTCTTTTAAATACAATCGTTTGAACAAGGACGATGTTGCTCTGCTCATGGTAGACCACCAGTCCGGTCTGTTGTCGCTGGTTCGGGATTTCTCGCCAGATGACTTCAAGAACAATGTGCTGGCGCTGGCGGACATTGCCAAGTTCTTTGATATCCCGACCATCCTGACCACCAGTTTCGAAAACGGGCCCAATGGCCCGCTGGTGCCGGAATTGAAGGAGATGTTCCCCGATGCGCCGTATTTTGCGCGGCCCGGTCAGATCAACGCCTGGGATAATGAGGACTTCGTGAAGGCGGTAAAAGCCACCGGTAAGAAACAGCTGTTGATTGCCGGCGTGGTGACCGATGTGTGTGTTGCTTTCCCCACACTCTCTGCCCTGGAAGAAGGCTACGAAGTGTTTGTGGTAACCGACGCCTCCGGCACCTTTAACCAGACCACCCGCGATGCTTCATGGAGCCGAATGGAACAGGCCGGCGCACAACTGATGAACTGGTTCAGCGTTGGCTGCGAACTGCACCGTGACTGGCGCAACGACATCGAAGGTTTTGGCGGCATCCTGGCCAAGCACCTGCCCCATTATGCCAACCTGATGCAAAGCTTCGGCGCCCAGCAAGGATAA
- a CDS encoding LysR family transcriptional regulator: MDTRHIRHFLALVECGSFARACEVVHLSQPALSRSIQQLEHQLGVTLFERGRFGVVLTAHGQAALPHVRGLLAATESLRQEVQAIDELETGELNIGTGPYPALALMDKVCARFVDRYPGIRLNIRTDNWQGLRLALLDHELELFVADTGELSGDPDLDITPLPQPEVIVICRPDHPLLRKAELVWEDLLEYPMAMTHVPEDLEREIQAMSASHGGLKRRIECDNVAMLAAIVAGSQAISLAPKPVVSGLLATSQVTTLRVTGIEMLRTRYGAVQRYGRSLSPAANAFRSIMLESASQV; this comes from the coding sequence ATGGATACAAGACACATTCGACATTTCCTGGCCTTGGTGGAGTGCGGGAGTTTTGCCCGCGCCTGTGAGGTCGTTCACCTGTCTCAACCTGCATTAAGCCGCAGCATTCAACAGTTGGAGCACCAACTGGGGGTGACGCTGTTCGAGAGAGGTCGGTTTGGCGTGGTGCTGACAGCTCACGGTCAGGCCGCCCTGCCTCATGTACGCGGATTACTGGCAGCAACAGAGTCGTTGCGACAGGAAGTCCAGGCAATCGATGAATTGGAAACCGGGGAATTGAATATCGGAACCGGCCCTTATCCGGCGCTGGCATTAATGGACAAGGTGTGTGCCAGGTTTGTGGATCGTTACCCGGGTATTCGACTGAATATCCGAACGGATAACTGGCAGGGGCTGCGCCTGGCATTGCTGGATCACGAGTTGGAGCTTTTCGTAGCTGATACAGGTGAACTGTCTGGGGACCCAGACTTGGACATTACTCCCTTACCACAGCCAGAGGTTATTGTTATTTGCCGCCCGGATCATCCGCTGCTCCGTAAAGCGGAATTGGTATGGGAAGATTTACTGGAGTACCCCATGGCGATGACTCATGTACCCGAAGATTTGGAGCGTGAAATTCAAGCCATGAGCGCTTCACATGGAGGGCTCAAACGCAGAATCGAATGCGACAACGTTGCTATGCTCGCAGCGATTGTCGCAGGCAGCCAGGCAATTAGCCTCGCGCCAAAGCCTGTGGTGTCAGGTTTGTTGGCCACCAGTCAGGTGACGACCTTACGTGTCACCGGAATTGAGATGCTGCGGACGCGTTATGGGGCAGTACAGCGTTATGGCAGGTCACTTTCGCCCGCTGCGAATGCATTTCGTTCCATAATGCTGGAATCGGCAAGCCAGGTCTGA
- a CDS encoding pirin family protein has protein sequence MSNLSPQTEFDCPITKECGALVQLLQPRERDLGGFSVRRVLPVVGQKLIGPWIFFDHMGPAHFPAGDGINVRPHPHIGIATVTYLFEGEILHRDSLGSLQPIRPGDINLMVAGHGIVHSERERPEITATDHTLHGLQLWLALPEAEEETGPAFYHYPESTVPSVSVGDVPVRVMMGTAYGETSPVKVFADTLYIEAWLKAGQKLTLPDARERGLYVAKGRLLAGGTEIPEFSMAVLAEQEGVTVEALEETRLALIGGEPLGKRFIEWNFVSSRKERIEEAKRDWENGRFPTVPGDEDEYIPLPG, from the coding sequence ATGAGCAATCTCTCACCGCAAACCGAATTCGACTGCCCAATCACCAAAGAATGTGGCGCCTTGGTTCAACTCCTTCAACCACGTGAACGAGACCTCGGCGGCTTTTCAGTGCGGCGGGTTCTTCCGGTGGTGGGCCAAAAGCTGATCGGACCCTGGATTTTCTTTGATCATATGGGGCCTGCACACTTTCCTGCCGGCGACGGCATCAATGTGCGCCCTCACCCGCATATTGGCATTGCTACCGTCACTTACCTGTTTGAGGGCGAAATCCTGCATCGCGATTCCCTCGGGAGCCTGCAACCCATCCGCCCGGGCGATATTAATCTGATGGTGGCCGGGCACGGTATTGTGCATTCAGAACGGGAACGCCCGGAGATCACGGCAACTGACCACACACTCCATGGCTTGCAGCTATGGCTGGCACTGCCTGAGGCGGAAGAAGAAACAGGTCCCGCCTTTTACCACTACCCGGAGAGTACCGTTCCCTCCGTGTCGGTAGGTGATGTACCTGTCCGTGTAATGATGGGTACCGCCTATGGTGAGACCTCTCCGGTGAAGGTGTTTGCCGACACTCTGTATATAGAAGCCTGGCTGAAGGCTGGCCAAAAGCTTACCTTGCCAGACGCCCGAGAACGCGGGCTCTATGTGGCGAAAGGTCGACTTCTGGCAGGCGGAACGGAGATTCCCGAGTTCTCCATGGCGGTTCTGGCAGAGCAGGAAGGCGTCACCGTTGAAGCCCTGGAAGAAACGCGGCTCGCACTAATTGGTGGCGAGCCCCTTGGTAAACGGTTTATCGAGTGGAACTTCGTTTCCAGTCGTAAGGAGAGAATTGAAGAGGCTAAACGGGATTGGGAAAACGGCCGATTTCCCACCGTTCCGGGGGATGAGGACGAGTACATCCCACTTCCGGGTTAG
- a CDS encoding methyltransferase family protein, whose protein sequence is MNVLELKVPPVILTLLFGAAMWAVSRVLPSGYFAFPGRLVLCAAVLMAGASIALLGVLAFKRAGTTVDPRTPHQTNSLVVNGVYRHTRNPMYVGFLAILAAWWLYLGSVFAALLLPLYVFYMNRFQIKPEERHMRALFGEQYNQYSAEVRRWL, encoded by the coding sequence GTGAATGTGCTTGAACTCAAGGTTCCACCGGTTATCCTGACGCTTCTCTTCGGGGCTGCGATGTGGGCCGTTTCCCGGGTGCTGCCCTCCGGTTACTTCGCCTTTCCGGGGCGGCTGGTTCTTTGCGCCGCTGTTTTGATGGCCGGTGCAAGCATCGCGTTACTGGGCGTTCTCGCGTTTAAGCGCGCAGGCACAACGGTGGATCCACGCACGCCTCACCAGACCAATAGCCTGGTGGTCAATGGTGTTTATCGCCACACCAGAAACCCCATGTACGTGGGATTTCTGGCGATTCTGGCAGCTTGGTGGCTTTATCTCGGCAGTGTGTTCGCCGCGTTGTTGCTTCCGCTCTATGTGTTTTATATGAATCGCTTTCAGATCAAGCCCGAGGAGCGGCATATGCGGGCACTCTTCGGAGAGCAATACAACCAGTATTCGGCGGAAGTTCGACGCTGGTTGTAA
- a CDS encoding pirin family protein: MKSILSTYTAPRGHWVGNGFPVRSLFSYDRQGASNISPFLLLDYAGPADFSPSDNRRGVGQHPHKGFETVTLVYQGELEHRDSTGSGGLIGAGDVQWMTAGSGIVHEEFHSPAFSESGGTLEMVQLWVNLPARHKETPAAYQTLLNEDIPRVSLDNVNGHLRVIAGDFQGHRGPAHTFSPINVWDMDLEPGSELSLPVPEGDTTLLVVLSGTVMVNGTDVMREAELASFARRGNEIQLATNNCSRLLLLSGTPLDEPVVGHGPFVMNNDEQIRQAILDFQNGVFGNLNRQ; the protein is encoded by the coding sequence CTGAAATCAATCCTTTCTACCTACACGGCACCTCGAGGCCATTGGGTCGGTAACGGATTTCCTGTCCGCTCCCTTTTTTCTTATGACCGCCAAGGCGCAAGCAACATCAGCCCTTTCCTGCTGCTTGATTATGCAGGCCCGGCAGATTTCTCACCCTCAGATAATCGCCGTGGCGTGGGCCAGCACCCTCACAAGGGTTTTGAGACAGTCACGCTGGTCTATCAGGGCGAGCTTGAGCACCGCGATTCCACCGGCAGCGGCGGCCTGATTGGTGCGGGTGACGTGCAGTGGATGACGGCCGGTTCCGGCATTGTGCATGAGGAGTTTCATTCTCCGGCCTTCTCGGAGAGCGGCGGCACCCTGGAAATGGTTCAGCTCTGGGTAAACCTGCCAGCCAGGCATAAAGAAACGCCTGCGGCCTACCAGACACTGCTAAACGAGGATATTCCCCGGGTATCGCTGGACAACGTTAATGGTCATCTGCGGGTTATCGCTGGCGACTTTCAGGGCCACCGGGGGCCGGCACACACCTTTTCGCCCATTAATGTCTGGGATATGGATCTGGAACCCGGCAGCGAGTTGTCTTTACCCGTGCCGGAGGGTGACACCACCCTGCTGGTGGTCCTGAGCGGTACGGTGATGGTAAACGGCACCGATGTCATGCGAGAAGCGGAACTGGCGAGCTTTGCGCGCCGGGGAAACGAAATACAACTGGCGACCAACAACTGCTCACGATTGCTCCTTCTCAGCGGCACGCCCTTAGACGAACCCGTTGTAGGCCACGGTCCATTTGTTATGAACAACGACGAGCAAATCCGACAAGCCATTCTAGACTTTCAGAATGGAGTGTTCGGCAACCTGAACCGCCAGTAG
- a CDS encoding alkyl/aryl-sulfatase has protein sequence MRPIVRKLALASFCASLLLPAFIQASPSKAATDITAELNKSVLNQLPFSDTQSFEDARRGFIAALPQGKVVDNEGHVAWDMEPYTFLQQDTAPDSVNPSLWRMAQLNAIHGLFEVVEGMYQVRNMDLSNMTIIEGNSGLVIIDPLLTPATARAGLELYYQHRSKRPVVAVLYTHNHADHFGGVKGVVNEEDVRAGKVQIYAPEGFMEHAIAENVIAGNAMTRRATYQFGAGLPPGERGHVDTGLGKALGSGPLSLIAPTDTVPDNESLTIDGVEIEFQMAHGTEAESEMMMYFPQFGVLNTAEITSQHLHNIYTIRGAAIRDASAWARFIDKVLVRFADRSDILIAQHHWPVWNRDDIKHFLAIQRDLYKYIHDQTVRMMNRGMLPGDIAENLQLPESLNREWSARGYYGTIRHNARGVYQRYMGWYDANPANLNPLPPREEAKRTIEYMGGEKSVLSKARADFDAGNYRWVASVMRHLVYSNPENREARELAADALEQLGYQAEAGTWRSAYLVGAHELRHGVITPKHAGLQPDLMQALETSMFFDAMAVRLDPERAEGKHLVINWSVTDKNEDFRLNLENATLTHRSGELDDNAHASVSMTRDVLDNILLQKTSFPNAVEAGDIRVEGSPEAFFALLQMLEAPSVDFPIIEPVD, from the coding sequence ATGCGCCCCATAGTTAGAAAGCTTGCTCTGGCCTCTTTCTGTGCCAGTTTGCTGTTGCCTGCATTTATTCAGGCCAGCCCATCGAAAGCCGCAACTGATATAACAGCGGAGCTTAATAAGTCGGTTTTGAACCAGTTGCCCTTTTCCGATACTCAATCCTTTGAGGATGCGCGCCGCGGCTTTATTGCGGCTCTGCCTCAGGGCAAGGTGGTGGATAACGAGGGGCACGTGGCCTGGGACATGGAGCCTTATACCTTCCTGCAGCAAGACACAGCGCCGGACTCCGTCAACCCTAGTCTGTGGCGCATGGCCCAACTGAATGCCATTCACGGATTATTTGAAGTTGTTGAAGGTATGTACCAGGTTCGAAATATGGACCTCTCAAACATGACCATCATCGAGGGCAACAGCGGTCTGGTGATCATAGATCCCCTTCTGACACCCGCCACTGCCCGTGCAGGCCTGGAACTGTATTACCAGCACCGAAGCAAGAGGCCGGTTGTAGCAGTACTCTATACACACAACCATGCAGATCATTTTGGGGGAGTAAAAGGTGTTGTAAACGAGGAGGATGTTCGAGCCGGGAAGGTTCAGATCTATGCTCCGGAGGGATTCATGGAGCATGCGATCGCTGAGAACGTGATTGCCGGCAATGCTATGACCAGGCGTGCCACCTACCAGTTCGGCGCCGGTCTTCCACCGGGCGAGCGAGGACACGTCGACACCGGGCTGGGTAAGGCACTCGGTAGCGGCCCTCTGAGCTTGATCGCTCCAACTGATACGGTTCCGGATAACGAAAGTCTCACCATTGATGGTGTTGAGATCGAATTCCAGATGGCGCACGGAACTGAAGCGGAATCAGAGATGATGATGTACTTCCCTCAGTTTGGTGTACTTAACACGGCCGAAATCACCAGTCAGCACTTGCATAACATCTATACCATCCGCGGTGCCGCAATTCGCGATGCCAGCGCCTGGGCCAGATTTATTGATAAAGTACTGGTACGGTTTGCCGATCGCTCTGACATTCTGATCGCCCAGCACCACTGGCCTGTATGGAATCGCGATGACATCAAACACTTCCTGGCGATCCAAAGGGACCTGTACAAATATATCCATGATCAGACAGTACGCATGATGAACCGCGGCATGCTGCCTGGAGATATTGCCGAGAACCTCCAACTGCCTGAGAGTCTGAACCGGGAATGGTCCGCTCGGGGTTACTATGGGACGATTCGCCACAATGCTCGCGGAGTTTACCAACGCTACATGGGGTGGTATGACGCTAACCCCGCCAACCTGAACCCCCTCCCCCCTCGGGAAGAAGCGAAGCGCACAATCGAATACATGGGCGGAGAGAAAAGTGTCCTCAGCAAAGCTCGCGCGGATTTTGACGCTGGTAACTATCGGTGGGTTGCATCAGTGATGCGGCATCTGGTGTATTCAAATCCAGAAAACAGAGAAGCCCGTGAACTGGCCGCCGACGCATTGGAGCAGCTTGGTTACCAGGCTGAGGCCGGTACCTGGCGTAGCGCCTATCTTGTCGGAGCCCACGAATTACGTCATGGCGTTATAACGCCCAAACATGCCGGTTTGCAGCCGGATCTTATGCAGGCACTGGAAACCAGTATGTTCTTCGATGCCATGGCTGTCAGACTGGACCCCGAGAGAGCCGAAGGAAAGCACCTGGTCATCAATTGGTCTGTCACCGATAAGAACGAAGATTTCAGGCTGAACCTCGAAAATGCAACGCTGACGCACAGATCGGGAGAGTTGGACGATAATGCCCATGCAAGTGTGAGTATGACTCGCGACGTACTGGACAATATCCTTCTGCAAAAAACCAGCTTCCCGAATGCCGTGGAAGCGGGTGACATCAGGGTGGAGGGTTCCCCGGAGGCATTTTTTGCTCTGTTGCAGATGCTTGAGGCCCCGTCAGTCGACTTTCCGATTATTGAGCCAGTTGACTAG
- a CDS encoding YebG family protein, whose product MAVQSLFYSDRDGLEMALKNPDSMLFTSKAEADARDKMLELSENIQLWFEKKIPDMPEQLAEQCALLIAENKDLFQKALKKPEILAEAEIPAD is encoded by the coding sequence ATGGCTGTTCAATCTTTGTTCTACTCAGACCGCGACGGACTCGAAATGGCACTCAAGAATCCCGACTCGATGCTTTTCACTTCCAAAGCCGAAGCTGATGCCCGCGATAAAATGCTGGAGCTGTCGGAGAATATCCAGCTCTGGTTTGAGAAGAAAATCCCGGATATGCCGGAGCAACTGGCGGAGCAGTGCGCCCTGCTGATTGCTGAGAACAAGGACCTGTTCCAGAAAGCACTGAAGAAGCCAGAGATCCTGGCTGAAGCTGAGATTCCGGCTGACTAG
- a CDS encoding malate:quinone oxidoreductase, with protein MKVTIIGAGIMGTTFAILAKELAPELDVTILERLDRAGAGNSWAFNNAGTGHEANCELNYTPVDEEVISVEKALKIHAQFNVAKQFWAYLVDKGAIKEPTSFINQTKHCTIVSESSIEELKLRFKEMSAHHFFEHMRYSEDFDEIKSWIPFTMEGRARDEKMAATVIETGTDVNFGALTELMAEYAVNQLGVKVEYGVHVKRVHRSPAGSWLVETQTRGEPVQHRADVLFVGAGGGAFPILKKSHLPFARRFTGFPVGGRFLQARITPEQADQYRAKTYGKAEVGAPPMSVPHLDLRVADGQHYLLFGPFASFKPVLEKGRGLFDYLRAMRLHDIPGLLNVALEHFPLVKYLISETFKGDKSMLAALDKFAPGLSQKFDWKPIEAGQRVQIIKDGDLQMGTEIIVSSDKTYGTILGASPGASVSPEAMLRALEQLMPAIVENDEAKAKLRAMFPEDNLDTLINNPERYREVRDAANTSLGITSKLPG; from the coding sequence ATGAAAGTAACCATCATCGGCGCAGGCATTATGGGAACGACGTTTGCCATCCTGGCAAAGGAACTGGCCCCGGAGTTGGACGTAACCATTCTGGAACGCCTGGACCGCGCAGGGGCGGGTAACTCCTGGGCATTTAACAATGCCGGCACTGGTCACGAAGCCAACTGCGAGCTCAACTACACGCCGGTGGATGAAGAGGTTATTTCCGTTGAGAAAGCCCTGAAAATTCACGCCCAGTTTAACGTTGCCAAACAGTTCTGGGCCTACCTGGTTGATAAAGGCGCTATTAAAGAGCCAACCAGCTTTATCAACCAGACCAAGCATTGCACCATCGTATCTGAATCCTCCATCGAGGAGTTGAAACTGCGATTCAAAGAAATGTCGGCCCATCATTTCTTTGAGCATATGCGTTACTCCGAAGACTTTGATGAAATCAAAAGCTGGATTCCCTTCACCATGGAAGGCCGCGCACGCGATGAGAAAATGGCCGCTACCGTTATCGAAACGGGCACCGACGTCAACTTTGGCGCCTTGACTGAGCTGATGGCGGAATACGCCGTGAATCAGCTGGGTGTAAAGGTCGAATACGGTGTGCATGTTAAGCGAGTGCATCGCAGCCCGGCAGGTAGTTGGTTGGTGGAAACCCAAACCCGGGGCGAGCCGGTGCAACACCGCGCGGACGTTCTGTTTGTGGGTGCCGGCGGGGGAGCCTTTCCGATTCTGAAGAAGAGCCATCTACCTTTCGCTCGCCGGTTTACCGGGTTTCCCGTGGGCGGGCGTTTTCTGCAGGCCAGGATTACCCCGGAACAGGCCGACCAGTACCGGGCCAAAACCTATGGCAAAGCGGAGGTCGGGGCCCCGCCCATGTCGGTACCGCATCTGGATTTACGGGTGGCTGATGGCCAGCACTACCTCCTGTTTGGCCCGTTCGCTTCGTTCAAGCCCGTATTGGAAAAGGGCAGAGGCTTATTCGATTACCTCCGGGCCATGCGGCTGCACGATATTCCGGGACTGCTGAATGTGGCCCTTGAGCATTTCCCGCTGGTCAAGTATCTGATCTCCGAAACTTTCAAAGGCGATAAAAGTATGTTGGCGGCCCTCGACAAGTTTGCCCCCGGCCTGAGCCAGAAGTTTGACTGGAAGCCCATAGAGGCGGGGCAGCGGGTACAGATCATCAAGGACGGTGACTTGCAGATGGGCACAGAGATTATCGTGTCTTCCGATAAAACCTACGGCACCATACTGGGTGCATCTCCGGGGGCTTCGGTATCTCCGGAGGCGATGCTGCGGGCGCTTGAGCAGTTAATGCCCGCTATCGTTGAAAACGATGAAGCCAAAGCGAAACTGAGAGCCATGTTTCCGGAAGATAATCTGGACACGCTGATCAACAACCCGGAACGGTATCGGGAGGTGCGGGATGCTGCCAATACATCACTTGGCATTACTTCAAAACTGCCCGGTTAA
- a CDS encoding NAD(P)-dependent alcohol dehydrogenase: MANTRAYAASGPTSGLAPYSFDRRELRPDDVAIEIDYCGVCHSDLHTVENDWGGSQYPVVPGHEIIGRVTAVGRDVTRYQPGDLVGVGCMVDSCRTCSACDSGLEQYCIEGSTMTYGSLDRHDGTVTHGGYSENIVVSDRFVVRVPENLDPASAAPLLCAGITTYSPLKHFKVGKGHKVGVLGMGGLGHMGVKLAKAMGAEVTIFTRSESKVAEAKKQGADHVIISTDKAQMKAAADSFDFLLDTIPVAHDLNPYLKCLKYDGTHILVGLLTPVEPALQAGLLVTKRRVVAGSLIGGMPETQEMLDFCAEHNITCDVEMLDIRNINDAYERLKRSDVKYRFVIDMDTLKQG; the protein is encoded by the coding sequence ATGGCCAATACCCGCGCATACGCAGCATCAGGTCCAACGTCGGGCCTGGCGCCCTACTCCTTTGACCGGCGTGAGCTGAGACCAGACGACGTCGCCATTGAAATTGATTACTGCGGCGTTTGCCACAGTGACCTGCATACCGTCGAGAACGACTGGGGCGGCTCTCAGTATCCCGTTGTTCCTGGTCACGAGATCATTGGCCGTGTCACTGCCGTAGGCCGGGATGTTACCCGTTACCAGCCCGGCGATCTGGTCGGCGTAGGCTGTATGGTTGATAGCTGTCGTACATGTTCCGCCTGCGATTCCGGGCTGGAACAATACTGTATAGAAGGCTCCACCATGACGTATGGAAGCCTGGATCGCCACGATGGCACCGTCACCCATGGCGGTTATTCCGAGAACATCGTGGTAAGCGATCGTTTCGTGGTACGCGTGCCGGAAAACCTGGACCCGGCCAGCGCTGCACCGCTCCTGTGTGCCGGTATCACCACTTACTCCCCGCTTAAGCACTTCAAAGTTGGCAAGGGCCATAAAGTGGGCGTTCTTGGTATGGGTGGCCTGGGCCACATGGGTGTGAAGCTGGCCAAGGCCATGGGGGCGGAAGTCACCATCTTCACCCGTTCAGAAAGCAAAGTGGCGGAGGCGAAGAAGCAGGGTGCTGATCACGTCATCATTTCCACAGACAAGGCCCAGATGAAGGCCGCTGCGGATTCCTTCGACTTCCTGCTCGACACCATTCCCGTGGCCCACGATCTCAACCCTTACCTGAAGTGCCTGAAATACGATGGCACCCATATTCTGGTAGGGCTGCTGACGCCTGTGGAGCCCGCACTCCAGGCGGGACTATTGGTAACGAAGAGGCGGGTGGTTGCCGGTTCGCTGATCGGCGGTATGCCGGAAACCCAGGAAATGCTGGATTTCTGCGCGGAACACAATATTACCTGTGACGTTGAAATGCTGGACATCCGCAACATCAATGACGCCTACGAGCGACTGAAAAGGAGCGACGTGAAGTACCGCTTCGTGATCGATATGGACACGCTCAAGCAAGGCTGA